In the genome of Plectropomus leopardus isolate mb chromosome 19, YSFRI_Pleo_2.0, whole genome shotgun sequence, the window CTCGTCAGTCTGCAGCAGGCTGAGTGACAGCGAAGACCTGAGGCAGAGACACCGAGTGACGTCAAAGAGACAGGTGCATGCTGGTGAAAACAACGGGACGTTTGTTGTTTCAGTTTGGTCGATGATTTGGCCGCTCACcagcacagtgacacacagtTCATGGAGGCAGTTTAAGCATTTTAAAACCCTCAGCGCCTGATTCCAAAATTTGTGTCAGAGGTCGTAGTCTTGATGTCCAACTTTGCTAATTAAAATAGGACCTAAAGGGAGTCAATTCAAGCAGAGCCAAACATGCAGCGAAAAAGAGGCAGATCCAGTTTAACTGATTCTCTggcaacattattttttcctgtttacatCCCAAATCTCCCAAATTATAATAGCTGTAATTACAAAACTTAGAGCATGGTGCGCTATCACTTTTTTCGACCAGGTGGGATCTACCACAGTCGTCTCcatttagtcttttttatgtgtttaactCATGAGGATTGAAAAGCATTAAAAGTGCATTCACTGCCACGCCTGTAGGATTTCTTCCATTAGGTGAAATGACAAGATTTAAGTAAATTACATATATATGCAACACAATTAAGAAAACTGAGGCATGAAGCAAAATAATGAGTGCCAGCAGGCGGCgccaaaagacagaaaataccAGAGCAAAAACCATTTACAAAACAGAAGTGAGGCAGCTGCACCAGCACCGAGTACGTTAGACAGGTATCATTCCTGcatgaaaaaatgcagtttattaAAAATCTTTACAACATCGAGAAAGTTCTACAAGTGTTCAGTGCCATCGTTTTCTGGGAAtagttgggaaaaaaagcaacaactcaattttgaagttttttttgcatgagcCTACTGCTTAGCTTTTCTGCTTTGTATAAAGAATAAACAGGAATCAGTTAAATGTAAAGTCTCtatcatcgtcatcgtcatcatcctctctttttttatccaCAGGGCCAGCAAAGTGAGGAATAAAGGTCCAAAAGACATCATGGCTGTAGAAGAACTGAACGGAGAAGTCCGGTTCTCCACACACCTCCCCTACCCCAACAATCTCAGCAGGTCAGGACCCCGTCACTGCCAAAAATACACCTCTTCAAACACTGCAATGAGAGCAAGAGTTCACTGTTGTCCATTAGTCACTCgaatgaaagagaaaacagacGAGAGCCGCAGGCTGCGTGTCTGCTGCCAGTTTCTCTCcttgaacacattttaattgctGGTATTTAGGACGCTGTTGGAGCCGATGGaggctctgctgcagctgatgttAAAGTGGGATCCCGTCCAGAGAGGAGGCAAAGTCAGCTCCGACACTAAGAGGCCCATGTGCTTTGAAGTGCTGGAGCAGATACTGAGCATGAAGGTGAGTTTCTGCCAGTTTCATCTCAACGTTCAGCCGTCATCAGTGCTTTGAGCCACTTGTATCTGGGTCAGCcggcatttacattttttctctattAACTGATAGACgtcttttctaaaatgttattatgaGCCATGAAgagctttaattttttaatgaaataataatgataaaatcaCTGTCTGACGAGAGAATGAGTAAACAAGATTAGCATTCTGAACATTTAAATGTCAGCCTTCAGTttttgacaggtttttttttcatatttggtgTTGTGAACAAATAATGATGCACAACATGTTTGTTCACTCATTGGAAGTGACGTTGCATTCTGAAAAGAAGAATAAGTTAAGTAAAAAAGGCGATGTCTTTGCTTCTGCTGCATCagttttaatcctttttaaccattagggactgtttgcacattttaggcacttttcattcttcattttttgatacttttagctgtgttcatgcagatggcatacattttagcaagattgtgtatttttgttttaattttgtaacttccagctcagctcctgcaataagtctaaaataaactaaatcgTTTCATTCAGCGCAAAAATGTTctattgaaacccattcaaacagccatcaaagtataaaaacatttgttttattacttcattctgggcttttgccatggaatttgtaatttttactatttatcgTCTGATGATGTCATAATTACCATATTCGGttatggagaaaatacacgTGATTTCATGTCTTAAAGTGCTCTCAGAGTTAAACTGTCACATCTTGAGTCAACATGATAAAGTTCTCACAAGTTTTTCTGGCCTTCGGTATATCAGATGTTTCAGTAAACAATGAGCAAAACTCAATCTTAAAAAGTTCTTGTCCCGTGTGTCCTCAGGTGGTCCACATCCTGAACATGACCACGGCTCAGGTCCACTCCTTCCAGCTGACGCCGGACGAAAGTCTCCACAGTCTGCAGAAGCGCATCGAGGCCGAGACCAAGATCGAAGTGGTGAaccaggagctgctgcaggagacGGGAGTGTCGCTGGATCCCAGGAAGCCCGCTGCGCAGTGTGTGCTCGAGGGAGTGGTAAGCTGATAGACGTTTaactgaaagacaaaacaatttaaatcgCTAAATGACTGCTGTAATTTCCTTCTAATTCCCTTAAAATACCTTAAGTTGAACGCTTGCTGGGGTTGGGTGATTGGACGGTTGTATCAGCTATCACGACTGGCTGAGAATTtcactgtttatgttttttggcatgatttttacccttttattttgtaattaaatgcTCTGTTGCACATACACCTGCAGGAGTACGCTGGCAGGTGCTAATGGTGGCCTCCCAACACCAGTCACAGGTTATATTTGACCTGATAAAAGTCCAGCACAGATACAAACCACACATTTTTGATGATGGAACAACATTTCTGTTGTTCTTAAAACCTTCATCAGTGTGTGTTCTGCTGGTTTTAGGGGTTTAAGACACCGACCATATGATTATCAGCATCCCCAAAAGGTGTTCAGTCCTGGACCTGGACTGCATTTTATTGCCTATTGCTAAtaaggcaaaacaaccaaaccattttattaagaaaaaacttGTCACAGCTAAGGAAGAGCAATATGATGGTACACGCTGTGCAACAATAAAATGGTGTCCATTGGTACAGATTTGGAAATACCGTTGCTACTGTGGGAGCTTGTCAGGGCAGACCGTAGCAAATCAGGGCTGGATTTTTGCGTGATCACATGATCTCCTGATCTCACCAATCCAGCATGATTTGGGGGACTTGGAGGGGGagtataaatacataataaaacctgtaACACTTGAAATAATTGTCCTCAGGAACCTTAAATATTCGATTGTGAAGATTTTACTGTTTCCTTGTCTCATGTGAGATGTTTGTATGGAAGTTtcaaataaaatagtaatagtaGTCCACtttataagtgttttttttacttctctccTGTGTAGAGAGGGTGGGACAGCTACATCGTCTACCTGTTTGACAAGAGCATCACCAAGTACTCAGGTCCGCTCAGTGCCAGACAGCTGCCTGATAAAGTCAACACTATAGGTGAGTCTACTTTAAGATTTGCCTGCTGATTTAGTTCACCTTGATGCTTCGTTTGAATATATTAAACTTGTTCCAGGTTGCGCTCatgcttctttctttctcttagCTTGTCAGGTGTAACAACTATTTTATAACAAATTAGATATTTTACTGCGATGAACTCTGGTGACAACTTAATCCGCTGAGAGGCAACATTGTGTTTGTCCACTCTGTTTAACACAAAGTGCATCTCTCACGGATCTTGATTTAACTTTGCAGTCCAAGAAGCAAAGACGCAGCTGCCTCTGGTGGTGCTGAAGAAGGTTTGGGGTGAAGCAGTGAGCTACATCTGTGGGCTGAAGGACGACTACAGCCGGCTCTTCCAAGGACAGAGGGCTGCTATGTGAGTCTCGAGATGTAATCTGTTACTGCTTTACTACAAAACATGATGTATTCAGTTCAAATTCAGGTCTTTTACTTGTAAATCTAACGGTGTAGTAGATAAAATGTGCTTCACACCTTTGTGGTTTTACAATTTACATTAGTGGGGATGTGACCTGAGCATCGTCTCtgatggtgcttttttttttgtttaacccttaaTCGTCTCCTTCCTCCCCTCCAGGTTGAGTCTCCTGCGCTACAACACCAACCTGACCAGGTGtaagaacagcatgttcggcTTCTCTCAGCAGCTAAAGGCCAAGCTGGACTTCTTCAAGAGCAGCATCCAGTACGACCTGGAAAAATACAGCGATCAGATGCATTATGGCATATGTGAGTGATTGTTTGAATTTTATGTTTGACCCTCTAATGGAGAACATAtgagaatatataaataactaGATGTTTGTTTAAAGCCTCTGAAAAGATGCTGAAAGCCTGGCAGGAGAACGAGGAGCGAGCTGCTGCGTTTGCACAGGTAATGCACGTTTTTAAAACAGTATATTTGAGTTGTGTTAGTGTGGTGTTTCTCAGTATGAATCCTAATCCTGGGTGTGATTCCTGCTTTGTCCTGCAGGTGGCAGAGGTGAGCCATCTGGACGATGAGATCATGGCGCTGCACTCGGAGATAGTTGAACTTCAGAGGAGTCCGTACGCTCGACGCCAAGGAGACAAGATGGAGCAGCTGTGAGTGTTAATGTGGTTTGATACTACAATAAGTCATCTGCACAGTTATCATCGAGTACAATTTCTTCTTCGTTTTGttgatttgaaagaaaatagatgatgatgtgatgctttctgctgttgttttggctAAACCTGAATGTTCCTCTTGTGTTGGTTTGTAAAAAGCTGTACATAATAATGTGTGCAGAAAAGTGACTCATGATTTTTGTGACATCTGACATTTTAATCAAGCAACATTAACTGGTCAGATTTGCCCCTTTTACACAGGAAATATTTGAAGAATCATTCGAAGTGAATGTTTACAGAACAGTTTTATATTCAGTAATGAAGCAAGTCAAAGTTTTACACCGTCAATTTGTAACACGGAGTAAATGAAAGATTGTAAACACAGTAACTGTGGGGAATATTATTATAGCAGGATGCAGTCCGATAAAGTACAATACATCCTTTTGGTGTTGCTTTAATATAAATGAGCCAAATCTTACGCCACCGTAACTACATCGAAACTCCTGTCATTCCTGTTTTCACCCTGACAGTACTGATGCACATCCCCCAGGCCTCTGTGAAAATTTTACACAAGTCACTTTGTTTActtgtatgcttttttttgtttagtaaaTTCTGGGAATTTACCTAAATAAAATCCCcctctgtgtaaaagcagtGTCTGGTGTCGCTTGGTGCCATGGGGCACACAGACCAGTGGGGACAGACGTCTAACGGCACTTTAAACAGACTGCATCTCACAATAATCTGCTGTTTGTAAGACCACAGAAAGAACTGCGGTCAGCTCTTATTTTCTCAAGAGTgttacagttttatattttattttggcctCTTGCAAAGCTGCAGAATTCAGTCTTgcaaatactaataaaaatgtggctattttgttttattgcagaGAAGAAAAAGCGATCGAGCTCTACAAGCAGCTGAAGATGAAATGCAAAAGTAAGAAACATCTTCATCAAAATTGTTGTCAATTTAGTGGCTGACTTGATGCCAATGCATTTGTTAAATGGGAGTTCAGTGGTTAATGTGCTGCTTCCCTCTCAGTACCGGAGCCAGACGTGAGCAGTGACAGCTCTGAGATGGTGAAGGCCATCATCCAGACGGTCCAGAACCAAGACAAGGTCCTTAAAGACCTGTACACACACCTCAGGTGAGAGTCCAACACTCCTCAGACAATCAGTGTGTTACTCTGAAAATGACAGCTCTGAATTCACTTTGAACTTCTCCACAGCTGCGTTTACGTGCACACTTTTTCTCAATCTGACTGAAAATTTCGGGTCAGCTGTCTACATGGGATGTCCACTCATACGATCTGGTGTTTACATGCGCCGACGCTGAAGTCAAACTGATGACTAAAATTTATATTGATCGTCTGTTCAGCACagtatcatcattatcatcattttcatatttatttgcttatttatttatgtattattatctATGTTGCGTATAAATTCCCCGATTTATTTAATatcccattttatttttcattttacacatttatttattcattttttaatttcttgattGGTCAATTATTTAtgcagttatttatttgtttttttgcctcccCCTCCATTTATTTCCTCAAACATATTTacctctctttttccttttccgcCTACATTTCCACATGCATTTCTTATTGCTCATGTGCGTACAGAGCATGTGCACAAAGAACGCAGCCGGAGATGAATCAGCGTCATTGTTTGCATgatacaaattttctttttatcgaTTTACGAAAAGTTTCAAACTCTGGGCCTGTTTAAGCTGATTCACTTTAATCTGTTTGGGCTTTTGCACCTATTCTAATCAGATCAGTGGGCTCCATGTAGACGTACATCATAATGCTGTATGTTAACGTCTCCTCCTGACAGTAAGATCCTGATCAGCAAACAGAAGATCATCGACTTGTTTCCACGCATTGAGAAAACTCTGGAGAGCATCAAGGATGCCGACAACACAGTGATGCAGATGCAGATCAAGAGACAAAGAGAGTTCTGGCATTTACTGAAGATCGCCTGtgtaagtgttttttctgttatgcAGTACGATGGATGCATGCGGGCTGATGTATATCAGATTTATCTCCTGTAATTGAATTAAACCTCACTGTCCTGGGGCTGCagttaatgattattttcattatcagctTTCGGTGAATGACTCCcctgattaattgattaatctttggtctacaaaatgtctttaaataatttaagtaaTTGTCCATTTCAACATCTTAAAGCCCAAAATGATGCCTTTGTTGGTCCTGTTTTTCCATGATGTGTTGGACTCGGTGTATCACCAAATGTGACAAGAATTTGCGTCTCCATTATAACATACTTGTCGAGAGTgtttaaaagttacatttaaaagtGTCGGGCTGATCCACAGCTGCCAGTGCTTTTCCATCACACAGCAGGCAGGTAAAAGTGTTCACCTGTCTGAGGTGAGTTGTTTTCAGAGGTGCATGAAGAGCCCTTTGGTGACGCCTGGATTTAAAAGTACATGTGATGGTCGGTCGCGTGCGTGTTGGTCACACGCAATGACAGGTACTTTGTTGGAAAACCTCGCAGGAGcgagacagtttgtaaaactgctccAGTCGTAACGGGCTGTCGGACggtcggacatgtccacgctggagcaGGTCGGAAATGTaatatcataatgaaaatatcatgttattatgatcattttaattcagtttacaTTTAAGCCATTATTTCCCTGCTCATGATCCTGAATTGTGCAGTAATTTGGAAAGTCAAACAGTCTCTGttgaattttctgtcagttgttTTAGCTCCACACTGTCATCTCGTGTTTGAGTCTGCAGCTCGTAAGTCAGCTCCGGTACTTTCTGTTCTGTTGCCTCCGCAGACTTGGCTCCTCTAACTGACCACAAACAGACAGCGTGAGGATGAGCTGCCTGCATTCCTCTCTGCAGGAGAAACACAGTGTGTTTATTATTCCTGCATGTTTCTGTCTCCTTCAGGCTCAAAACTCCTCACGAAACTCGATAGCGGCCAGTCCCGAGTCGTCCAACCTGCTGCAGGTCTCTCAGTGGTCCCAGTCGGCTCAACCTGTCAGCTCCCCACATC includes:
- the LOC121958640 gene encoding inhibitor of nuclear factor kappa-B kinase subunit alpha-like; protein product: MEKPPFRQNQNCGDWELKERLGMGGFAHVYLYQHHETNEKLAVKMCRLELTPRNKDRWSREIQIMRKLNHINVVTARDVPEEMTHIALNDLPLLAMEYCSRGDLRKMLSKPENCCGLKESEVLSLLNDVGSGIQYLHENKIIHRDLKPENIVLQDINGKLVHKIIDLGYAKDLDQGSLCTSFVGTLQYLAPELFENKPYTVTVDYWSFGTMVFECSCGFRPFLHNLQPVQWASKVRNKGPKDIMAVEELNGEVRFSTHLPYPNNLSRTLLEPMEALLQLMLKWDPVQRGGKVSSDTKRPMCFEVLEQILSMKVVHILNMTTAQVHSFQLTPDESLHSLQKRIEAETKIEVVNQELLQETGVSLDPRKPAAQCVLEGVRGWDSYIVYLFDKSITKYSGPLSARQLPDKVNTIVQEAKTQLPLVVLKKVWGEAVSYICGLKDDYSRLFQGQRAAMLSLLRYNTNLTRCKNSMFGFSQQLKAKLDFFKSSIQYDLEKYSDQMHYGISSEKMLKAWQENEERAAAFAQVAEVSHLDDEIMALHSEIVELQRSPYARRQGDKMEQLEEKAIELYKQLKMKCKIPEPDVSSDSSEMVKAIIQTVQNQDKVLKDLYTHLSKILISKQKIIDLFPRIEKTLESIKDADNTVMQMQIKRQREFWHLLKIACAQNSSRNSIAASPESSNLLQVSQWSQSAQPVSSPHPLTSLPGPNDSDAAPRLLQENQKYLSQLTSLMQEAADEQAKSIVDQDWSWTKYETLTTKLKKRNA